Proteins from one Ranitomeya variabilis isolate aRanVar5 chromosome 1, aRanVar5.hap1, whole genome shotgun sequence genomic window:
- the INAFM2 gene encoding putative transmembrane protein INAFM2: MKDKDFIANVERGKPATYTGDKKAKMAAKTNKKWVRLATVFAYVLSVSLAAIILAVYYSLIWKPVRTSGDVQNPEEPNTSVSGNTTGAPNVNSSDGDSLKAKVDSAKRFAFLEEADQQEMDTRNNDDGISTPTTHDFTGKGTKTQATVDPMNRNEESETLSTSTNAGTMALKQTIEDVIPGEMTSEHTPSQAALMTQSIGKSYSQMTKDITGISHEITTAEYSSDTVDHEDVSGNTGFLRHETTEAERSHGPTGYTDSTPHTSAPANL, encoded by the coding sequence ATGAAGGACAAAGACTTCATTGCCAATGTTGAGAGAGGAAAGCCTGCTACGTACACCGGAGACAAGAAGGCAAAAATGGCTGCCAAAACTAATAAAAAATGGGTGAGACTGGCAACAGTTTTTGCCTATGTGTTATCTGTCTCCCTGGCTGCTATCATCCTCGCTGTCTACTATAGTTTGATATGGAAGCCGGTAAGAACAAGTGGTGATGTTCAAAACCCTGAAGAACCCAACACTTCAGTTTCCGGTAACACGACCGGTGCTCCCAATGTCAACAGCAGTGATGGCGATAGTCTTAAGGCCAAGGTGGACTCAGCAAAACGTTTTGCATTTTTGGAAGAAGCAGACCAGCAAGAAATGGATACAAGAAACAACGATGATGGTATCTCAACACCTACAACACATGATTTTACAGGTAagggaaccaaaactcaggcaactGTAGATCCCATGAACAGAAATGAAGAGTCAGAGACTTTATCAACAAGCACAAATGCAGGAACAATGGCCTTAAAACAAACCATTGAAGATGTGATACCAGGGGAGATGACTTCTGAGCATACCCCAAGCCAGGCCGCTCTAATGACACAATCTATAGGCAAGTCATATTCTCAGATGACCAAAGACATTACAGGAATTTCCCATGAGATCACAACAGCAGAGTACAGCTCAGATACTGTGGACCACGAAGATGTGAGTGGGAACACGGGATTCCTAAGGCATGAAACCACTGAAGCTGAAAGAAGCCATGGGCCCACAGGCTACACAGATAGTACTCCACATACATCCGCACCGGCAAACCTATAG